The following proteins are co-located in the Pan troglodytes isolate AG18354 chromosome 5, NHGRI_mPanTro3-v2.0_pri, whole genome shotgun sequence genome:
- the LOC134810338 gene encoding uncharacterized protein LOC134810338, giving the protein MATWADARHKGSPSPHQTQEPSWLHPADPAAGRPWSCLPVPRCGPALLCPWVVMGLGAVEQRVALVGEAGLRRSLRQGGVSGMAAAGPELCPAGRQLRPGEKWSTAAAGLGAKPLTAWVAGPAGRCECGVAEPTPTRNSRWPASGPCSPGSGPHLSLPASRLAEGAGSGLGQPRKRLQQCSGGLKGSSSAARVGAKAEEARRKSEGCEGCQHAVTSHLDTLHW; this is encoded by the coding sequence ctagacataaaggttctccaagtccccaccagactcaggagcccagctggcttcacccagcgGATCCTGCAGCGGGCCGCccgtggagctgcctgccagtcccgcgctgtGGGCCGGCACTCCTCTGCCCTTGGGTGgtgatgggactgggcgctgtggagcagcgggtggcgctcgtcggggaggctggGCTGCGCAGGAGCCTACGGCAGGGGGGAGTCTCAGGCATGGCGGCTGCAGGTCCGGAGCTCTGCCcggcggggaggcagctaaggcccggcgagaagtggagcacagcagctgctggcctaggcgctaagcccctcactgcctgggtggCGGGGCCGGCTGGCCGCTGCGAGTGCGGGGTGgcggagcccacgcccacccggaactcacgcTGGCCTGCAAGCGGCCCGTGCAGCCCCGGTTCTGGCCCGCACCTCTCCCTCCCCGCCTCCCGGttagctgagggagccggctccggcctggGCCAGCCCAGGAAGCGGCTCcaacagtgcagcggcgggctgaagggctcctcaagcgcggccagagtgggcgccaaggctgaGGAGGCACGGAGAaagagcgagggctgtgagggctgccagcatgctgtcacctctcacctggacaccctccactggtaa